From Syngnathus typhle isolate RoL2023-S1 ecotype Sweden linkage group LG13, RoL_Styp_1.0, whole genome shotgun sequence, a single genomic window includes:
- the greb1l gene encoding GREB1-like protein isoform X3 produces MGNSYAGQLKSARFEEALHNSIEASLRSSSGDPQPIFTQLYLKPEPYPANVDADVKPKVEPHSGELPAQELLTNSHSSNDAEELEEEEDSDSNSPPLPYLQTPVPEGCCTMEGFCQAGKDLRLVSMATEPIDVPTGFELVGAKSPSVAEHILVCAVDRRFLPDDNGKNALLGFSGNCVGCGEKGFRYFTEFSNHINLKLSTQPKKQKHLKYYLVKNSQGALCKGPLICWKDSKTRQLSSGAASTSKPSSSSSVSSKENGGTSANGSSPFSLSDSPPTRMTPASVFFNSPDLSRECGFIKPLGATPGNKTLPLVPTALRVNGPTNGLAVDGRPPLLSPSQITLGAQGQAYRSPDLGDSPVSSAMNSGPPKKRHRRWHPTSMVPVPPTAVPVPAIRPVVCPPGSIVGSVVSPQAPGPGVIQPQPVSAGASVIIPDNLLNCVGVRPVILIGHGTLPYFYGNVGEVVVSPLLVGCYKNSPLSENTLESLGLSGSQQLSVETMILLTLQYLARLGPDQIPLREELEQIVLKAMLCCPGGPAISPSQLPWLARLEASVSGGAVQVVVTHNSLGEGICESLRSLSEGPHLRQSLPTYVLIIYSSKMSGNEFCVMVLGKYQARALAEGMLTTNEFLKEISYELITGKVSVLASHFKTTSLGDNLDKQLVRYQRRRKGQVIQPFQGDVTDHIHSQEAASMSPPSDRELLGKVFQIFPTQLSVARRLLSQVCSIADSGSQNLDLGRFCKVDFLVLVPPSHILVNQTAQRIRQSGVLLDLGMEESCPPQKCDKYVVRLDADVHAKMEAFMRKVKQNPYTLFVLIHDNSHVDLTRYQTCCLKKYMYILTASLTLVSFYEDNKGRRNLARMVIKLNGNIQRMRCSYLEPIEKKRCSISPDFSSSRHFTSALSGSVCHGELQGLADRVVNCQEVLDAMNLLVLQVSCFPYTLQTRQSRISVHNEVHWPSDQSLESLPPGELAYFGLGDYSRSLQWGVASPILRCDDAFEKMVHTLLHRHPHLHSMVIRSYLLIQQYTEAMMALTSSPSLRDHITPETLAMVEDLINAPGREGSQGRGHMLLVRVPSLQLAMLARERLEDVRDKLGLQLCFAVLLGSPASEIILPRNFTCRLRAWRGCENEDWVPLTYEDLEGLPCIVILTGKDPLGETFPRSLKYSDLRLIDSSYLTRTALEQEVGLACTYVSVGVVQEPKKVAGPRESDAEKVVHDGEELERPQSNGSAATRTSGPLVENGVSSSDNTEAVPKPPACASKGVDTSGLKQECDSMGSQFASNPPKTSSKAPPSLYSSSSSSSPSPSSSSAQRPSQSTQCGRRRHPKPAARVSPRTVIMSRPAYNLLSADSGSQLSSFSLLPHADVAWCSPLRPPVTASLHGWEQSAHYRRWTVAKQHHADYEAPSTSHPRRLLLSGPPQVGKTGAYLQFLRILFRMLIRLLEVDVFDEEESDEEEANEETSKVATAVNAQWPDIEDIRKLPFDPNPRGSKFKKASPVHCDKTPKRSRVLKEEDESQSEAKQETKSIRLTRFAAHNAFHHCEQCHHYCDASPATQLSECTFHAFTFCSSMLGEEVQLQFVIPKDKEKHFVFSQQGSHLESMRLPLVSTKDPDLLKSPIFTPTTGRQEHGLLNIYHAMEGAAHLHILVVKHFELPHYRKYWPNHILLVLPAMFNNSGVGAARFMIKELSYHNLELERNRWEEQGVKRQEVWPFIAMMDDSCVLWNAQQPVDNSETSEGGASVLTNVSLKTVLRHIETTPKIPLYAMCGARKWNSGLARKAPARSFSRGHLHDFVLLNVDLTQNVQYDLNRYSCEEVDFNLRVNSSGLLLCRFNSFSLMKKYIPVGGNQDYMVKPKLMVRALTCPYGEMENPAPISPSQYVCAPDSEQTLLDAPAQFLLEKFLQSCSHRLFPKAIQNPNNPVLSIDSYLNISPEISVCYINSRPHSTNLNHQGLVFSGLLLYLCDSFVVSGLLKKFRFLKGATLCVICQDRSSLRQTIVRLELEDEWQFRLRDEFQTANCSEDRPLYFLTGRHV; encoded by the exons ATGGGGAATTCCTACGCCGGGCAGTTGAAGTCTGCTCGCTTCGAAGAGGCCCTGCACAACTCCATCGAGGCGTCGCTGCGCTCCAGCAGCGGAGACCCGCAACCCATCTTCACGCAGCTCTACCTGAAGCCCGAGCCTTATCCTGCCAACGTGGACG CTGACGTGAAACCCAAAGTGGAGCCCCACAGCGGCGAGCTCCCCGCCCAGGAGCTGCTGACCAACAGCCACTCATCCAATGACgcggaggagctggaggaggaagaagactcGGATAGCAACAGTCCCCCGCTGCCCTACTTGCAGACTCCTGTGCCAGAGGGCTGCTGCACTATGGAAG GATTCTGCCAGGCCGGCAAGGACCTGCGCCTAGTCTCCATGGCGACGGAGCCCATCGATGTCCCGACGGGCTTCGAGCTGGTCGGCGCCAAGTCCCCCAGCGTGGCCGAGCACATCCTGGTGTGCGCCGTGGACCGCCGCTTTTTGCCCGACGACAACGGCAAAAATGCACTTTTAG GTTTTTCTGGAAACTGCGTGGGCTGCGGGGAGAAGGGCTTTCGCTACTTCACCGAGTTCTCCAACCACATCAACCTGAAGCTGTCCACGCAACCCAAAAAGCAGAAGCACTTAAAGTATTACCTGGTGAAGAACTCTCAGGGTGCTTTGTGCAAAGGACCGCTCATCTGCTGGAAAG ACAGTAAAACGCGGCAGTTGTCCAGCGGGGCGGCGTCCACGTCCAAACCCAGCTCGTCATCCTCAGTCAGCAGCAAAGAGAACGGCGGAACCAGCGCAAACGGATCGTCTCCTTTCTCCCTTTCGG atTCTCCACCCACCAGAATGACGCCGGCTTCCGTGTTCTTCAATAGCCCGGATCTGAGCAGAGAGTGCGGCTTCATCAAGCCTCTCGGCGCCACGCCTGGAAACAAGACGCTCCCGCTAG TTCCCACCGCCCTGAGGGTAAACGGGCCAACAAATGGCTTGGCTGTGGACGGGCGTCCCCCCTTACTCAGCCCCTCCCAGATCACCTTAGGAGCTCAGGGCCAAGCGTATCGAAGCCCCGACTTAGGAGACAGTCCGG TGTCATCTGCCATGAACTCCGGTCCTCCCAAGAAGCGCCATCGAAGGTGGCATCCCACTTCAATGGTCCCGGTCCCGCCCACGGCTGTCCCCGTGCCGGCCATCCGACCTGTCGTCTGCCCTCCGG GTTCTATCGTAGGTTCTGTGGTTTCTCCCCAAGCCCCCGGGCCGGGCGTCATCCAGCCTCAGCCTGTCAGCGCGGGGGCATCCGTCATCATCCCAGACAACCTGCTCAACTGTGTGGGAGTTCGCCCCGTCATCCTCATTG GGCACGGCACCTTACCTTATTTCTACGGCAATGTGGGGGAAGTGGTGGTGAGCCCCTTGCTGGTGGGCTGCTACAAGAACAGCCCACTGAGCGAGAACACATTGGAGAGCCTCGGCCTTAGCGGCAGCCAGCAGCTCAGCGTGGAGACCATGATTCTGCTCACGTTGCAGTACCTGGCACGTCTAG GTCCGGATCAGATCCCCCTTCGTGAAGAACTAGAGCAGATCGTCCTGAAGGCCATGCTCTGCTGTCCCGGCGGTCCCGCTATCTCCCCGTCCCAGCTGCCTTGGCTGGCTCGCTTGGAGGCCAGCGTTTCCGGGGGCGCGGTCCAAGTGGTGGTCACCCACAATTCGCTGGGCGAGGGCATCTGCGAGTCACTGCGCTCCCTCAGTGAGGGCCCCCACCTCCGGCAGTCGCTTCCCACCTACGTGCTTATCATATACTCCTCCAAGATGAGCGGCAACGAGTTCTGCGTGATGGTATTAG GGAAGTACCAAGCGAGGGCTTTAGCTGAAGGCATGCTGACCACCAACGAGTTCCTGAAGGAGATCAGCTACGAGCTCATCACAGGCAAAGTCAGCGTGTTGGCGTCTCACTTCAAAACCACCTCTCTAG GGGACAATCTGGACAAGCAGCTGGTGCGGTATCAGCGGCGACGGAAGGGCCAGGTCATCCAGCCCTTCCAGGGCGATGTCACTGACCACATCCACTCTCAGGAGGCCGCCAGCATGTCACCACCTTCGGACAGAG AACTGCTCGGCAAGGTCTTCCAGATCTTTCCGACGCAGTTGAGCGTGGCCCGACGCCTCCTCTCGCAGGTCTGCTCCATCGCCGACTCGGGCAGCCAGAACCTGGACTTGGGCCGCTTCTGCAAAGTAGATTTCCTGGTTCTGGTGCCGCCTTCTCACATTTTGGTCAACCAGACGGCACAGCGCATACGAcaatcag GCGTCCTGTTGGACTTGGGGATGGAAGAGTCATGCCCGCCTCAGAAGTGCGACAAGTACGTGGTGCGCCTGGACGCTGACGTGCACGCCAAGATGGAGGCCTTTATGAGGAAAGTCAAACAGAACCCGTACACGCTGTTCGTCCTTATCCACGACAACTCTCATGTTGACCTCACCAGGTATCAGAcatgctgtttaaaaaaatacatgtatatTTTGACTGCCAGTCTGACCTTGGTCTCTTTTTATGAAGATAACAAAGGGAGGAGGAATTTAGCCCGCATGGTGATAAAACTAAACGGAAACATCCAGAGAATGCGTTGTAGTTATCTAGAACCGATTGAGAAAAAAAGATGCTCAATATCACCTGACTTTTCTTCTTCTCGTCACTTTACAAGCGCTCTGTCGGGCTCCGTGTGCCACGGGGAGCTCCAAGGTCTGGCTGACCGCGTGGTCAACTGCCAGGAGGTCCTAGATGCAATGAACCTGCTGGTGCTGCAGGTCAGCTGCTTCCCGTACACGCTGCAGACCCGCCAGTCCCGCATCAGTGTGCACAATGAAGTGCACTGGCCCTCCGATCAAAGTCTG GAGTCGCTCCCTCCCGGCGAGTTGGCCTACTTTGGGCTGGGCGACTACAGCAGATCCCTGCAGTGGGGTGTGGCCAGCCCCATTCTGCGCTGTGACGATGCCTTTGAGAAGATGGTCCACACACTCCTGCACAG ACACCCCCACTTGCACAGCATGGTGATCCGCAGCTACCTGCTCATCCAGCAGTACACGGAGGCCATGATGGCGCTCACCTCTTCGCCGTCGCTGAGAGACCACATCACGCCAGAGACTCTAGCCATGGTGGAGGACCTGATCAACGCACCCGGTCGGGAGGGCTCGCAAGGCCGCGGACACATGCTGCTGGTGCGCGTGCCTTCGCTGCAGCTGGCCATGTTGGCACGCGAGCGGCTCGAGGACGTGcgcgacaagctgggcctccaGCTGTGCTTCGCCGTGCTGCTGGGAAGCCCCGCCTCGGAGATCATTCTGCCCAGGAACTTCACGTGTCGCCTGCGG GCCTGGCGGGGATGCGAGAATGAAGACTGGGTGCCGCTCACCTACGAGGATCTGGAGGGTCTGCCTTGCATCGTCATCCTCACGGGGAAAGACCCTCTTGGAGAGACCTTCCCCAG GTCTCTGAAATACAGCGACCTGCGTCTGATAGACTCCAGCTACCTGACGCGGACGGCCCTGGAGCAGGAGGTGGGCCTGGCCTGCACCTACGTGtcagtgggcgtggtccaggagcCCAAGAAGGTAGCCGGCCCTCGGGAGTCGGACGCCGAGAAGGTCGTTCACGACGGCGAGGAGCTGGAGCGACCTCAGAGCAACGGCAGCGCGGCCACCAGGACCTCAGGACCCTTGGTGGAGAATGGAGTCAGTTCATCCGACAACACGGAGGCCGTCCCGAAGCCCCCAGCCTGCGCGTCCAAAGGCGTCGACACGTCGGGCCTCAAGCAGGAATGCGACTCCATGGGCAGTCAGTTCGCCTCCAACCCTCCCAAAACCTCCTCCAAGGCCCCTCCGTCGCTGTactccagctcctcctcctcctcgccgtcGCCCTCCTCCTCGTCGGCGCAGCGACCCAGCCAGTCCACGCAAtgtggccgccgccgccaccccaAGCCGGCGGCGCGCGTGTCGCCACGTACCGTCATCATGTCGCGGCCGGCGTACAACCTGCTGTCGGCCGACTCGGGCAGCCAGCTGAGCTCCTTCTCGCTCTTGCCCCATGCCGACGTGGCCTGGTGCAGCCCGCTCAGGCCCCCGGTCACGGCGAGCCTGCACGGCTGGGAGCAGAGCGCACACTATCGCCGGTGGACCGTCGCCAAGCAGCACCACGCCGACTACGAGGCGCCATCCACGTCGCACCCTCGACGCCTCCTCCTAAGTGGACCGCCACAG GTGGGCAAGACGGGAGCTTACCTCCAATTCCTTCGTATCTTATTCCGGATGCTCATCCGACTGTTGGAGGTCGACGTGTTCGATGAGGAAGAATCGGACGAGGAAGAGGCAAATGAAG AGACGTCCAAGGTGGCAACGGCCGTAAATGCGCAGTGGCCTGACATCGAAGACATACGCAAGCTTCCCTTCGACCCCAACCCCCGAGGCTCCAAGTTCAAGAAGGCCAGCCCCGTCCACTGCGACAAGACGCCAAAGCGCTCCAGAG TTCTGAAGGAAGAAGACGAAAGCCAAAGTGAAGCCAAGCAGGAGACCAAGTCCATACGACTCACCCGCTTCGCGGCTCACAATGCCTTTCATCACTGTGAGCAGTGTCACCATTACTGCGATGCTAGCCCTGCAACGCAG CTGTCTGAGTGCACATTCCACGCTTTCACCTTCTGCTCGTCCATGCTCGGTGAGGAGGTCCAGCTCCAGTTTGTCATTCCCAAAGACAAGGAGAAGCACTTTGTCTTCAGTCAACAGGGGAGCCACCTGGAAAGCATGCGCCTTCCTCTGGTCTCCACCAAG GACCCCGACCTGTTGAAGAGCCCCATTTTCACGCCAACGACGGGGCGCCAGGAGCACGGCCTGCTCAACATCTATCACGCCATGGAGGGCGCCGCACACCTGCACATCCTGGTGGTCAAGCACTTTGAGCTGCCCCACTACAGGAAGTACTGGCCCAACCACATCCTGCTCGTTCTGCCCGCCATGTTTAACAACTCCGGAGTCG GTGCAGCTCGCTTCATGATCAAGGAACTGTCCTACCACAACCTGGAGCTGGAGAGGAACCGGTGGGAGGAGCAAGGCGTCAAGCGGCAGGAAGTGTGGCCCTTCATCGCCATGATGGACGACTCGTGTGTGTTGTGGAACGCCCAGCAGCCCGTAGACAACAG CGAGACATCCGAGGGTGGCGCCTCAGTGCTTACCAACGTGTCCCTGAAAACGGTGCTGCGCCACATAGAGACCACGCCCAAGATCCCCCTCTACGCTATGTGTGGAGCTCGCAAGTGGAACAGCGGCCTTGCTCGCAAGGCGCCCGCCAGGTCCTTCAGCAGGGGCCACCTGCACGACTTTGTCCTGCTCAACGTGGATCTGACCCAGAACGTCCAGTACGACCTCAACCG ttacaGTTGTGAGGAGGTGGACTTCAATCTTCGGGTCAACAGCAGCGGACTCCTGCTGTGTCGCTTTAACAGCTTCAGCCTGATGAAGAAGTACATTCCAGTCGGGGGCAACCAAGACTACATGGTCAAACCCAAACTCATGGTGCGCGCCTTGACTTGTCCATACGGG GAAATGGAAAACCCCGCCCCCATCAGCCCCTCGCAGTACGTGTGCGCCCCCGACAGCGAGCAGACCCTGCTGGATGCGCCGGCCCAGTTTctgctggaaaaattcctgCAGAGCTGCAGCCACCGATTGTTCCCCAAAGCCATTCAGAACCCGAACAACCCGGTCCTGTCCATTGACAGCTACCTCAATATCAGCCCGGAG ATATCCGTGTGCTACATCAACTCCCGTCCACACTCCACCAACCTCAACCACCAGGGCCTGGTGTTCAGCGGCCTGCTGCTGTACCTCTGCGACTCCTTTGTCGTCTCCGGACTCCTCAAGAAGTTCCGCTTCCTCAAAG GCGCCACCTTGTGCGTCATCTGCCAGGACCGCAGCTCCCTGCGTCAGACCATCGtgcgtctggagctggaggacgAGTGGCAGTTTCGCCTACGCGACGAGTTCCAGACAGCCAACTGCAGCGAGGACCGACCCCTCTACTTTCTCACCGGACGCCACGTTTGA